The genomic segment GAGGGCATGGGTCAGAGTACACGGTGGAAGGAGGGACACCTCCCCCATTCCCAGGTGATCCCTCGGTCCCCAGGGATTGCTGTGGGTACATGACCTTGGGGTGAGGCTGGGTCACTGACCTGTGGCCAGTTACCCACTGCTTTGCCCTTCCCCTGCCTGAAGCAGCCCCAGGTTTTCTGGAAAGGGCACTGCTGGGCTAAAGGCCTTGTCTCATTTCATGCCTTCTGCTGAGACCTTCCTTGTGCAGGACTGAGAGCTCCTAGAAGATCTGTAATAGCCCCACACTCGGTCCTCTCTCCTGGTAGACCCCGTACGGCCTCTTTCTGGTCAAGAGCAAATGAACCAAAGAGGGCTAGCTCCACACTGATGCTTTCCCCGTCCTGTTTTCTGTAGGCTAATCGCCTTAGAAATGGCGAAGATTCACACCATCCACGCCAACGGCAGCCTGCCCAGGCCCACGCTCTGGCACAAGATGCACAGTTATTTCACCCTTGTGAAGAGTGAGATCAACCCCAGGTACAATGATCTGGGGGGGTTCCAGGCTGCCACTGTCTTTATTGCCTTAATGTgacccacccccccacacacacgcTTTTCACTCCATCCCACCCCAGCCGGAAGTTTAGGGCCTTAGTCCTGGTTACAGAGTCTCCAGAGTTGGGCCAACCAACGAAGTCTCAGGAGCTTAGATCCACGGTTTTATTCCTATGTGCTGGTTTCTCCTTGATCGCCTGCTTGTGGCAGGGACTAGAGTCAGCGACAGCGGCTCCTCATTTTACTGGAAGGACTGTGACTGGTTTAGGAAGAAAGCTTCCCAGCACTGTACAGGACAGACTCGGGTGGGAGAGGGGTAGCAAGCTCAGAGACCAAGCTTTGCCCAATGACGGGGGGCCAGTCACAGGCAGGGTTctgtctcccagcccagggcctttCCTACCCGAGTTGTCTTCTGAGCAATGAGAAGCAAGGGCCCAGCCCTCTGAAAATGGGGTGAGGCTGAGTTCAGAGCCAGTCAAAGGAACTTGGCGCATTGGCTGACAAGCCCTTGGGGCATCAAGGCTCCCACTACTTGCCCAGGCACCTCTCATCCCCTGGggcccctgctccccacctcGTTCAGACTGACAGCTTGCGCTTTGCTGAGAAGGGGTACTCCACCCATCCTGACATCGCCTTTCCCCGGCTAAGATGGGGTTCCCAGACCGTCAACCTGAGAGTCTGTCCAGCCTTCAGACACCTGACTCTCCAGCTTGTCCCTTAGTGCTGAGAAAAggatggaggcacagagaagagtGGTATCGCCCCCCAAGAGAAGGCAGTAGGGAGTCTCCAACCCTCCATGTTCCCTGCCGGGCTGAACATCACCTTGCTCCAAGTGTTCGTGGGAATAGGGTAGGGAAGAGGTCTCGGGGAAGCgtatctccctctctcctctatGACAAGACAGTCATTAACTCTGTCCTGATAGTGCGTCTCTGTCACATACAGGACACATGCATGACTTCATCTGGATCCTCCCCCTTCATAATTATTAGCCACTGCTTTGGGATTATTTGTCCAGGATGGCCCATGTTCACACCTTCCATGTCAAATATTATGTCTAGGACAAGGGTGCCTTCCCCCTTAGGACCAGAACACACAGCCCATGGGGGACAGAATCCTGAGGGTCTCAGCCAGCAGGACCCTCTGATCAGCTAGCCCACCGTTTTCTTTTGACAGATGGAAaaacggaggcccagagaggggacaggacttgcctaaggtcatggCTGACCAGTAGCGGCTCAAGGGCTTGAGTCCAGGTCTGATGGTCAGGCCGGGGCCTCACCACAGCAGCCCCTTTGACTGTGACTTTGGGGGGGTAATCTTGATGGGGGAAGAGTGGTCTCTGGGAAAGAGCCAGTGAGCTCTCTTTGCTCCCGGCACACCTCTGCCCTGGGGCAAATCAAGTTGCCTAACTCCTCTGAGCCTCTTCAGGGGATGATGCCTGCCCGAAACTCCCAAACTGCCCCAAAGCAGGACAACAATGAGCAATCCCTTGGATGAGATGAAGCATTTGAAATCTAGTCTCTGCCTAATAACCCAGATTTAGTCAATCCTTCATTTCACAAACAGTGACTGATTgggatttaaaacaataaaaaatgatgaaCAGGCCATTGGCCCTGCCCCCAAGGAGTTTAGAACCATCGGGAAAATAGGACCTGCCTGTGCATAGCTACAACAGAAGGCGGGGTGTGCCTTGCATGCTGGGGGCGGGAGAACCAGGGACAGTCTTCATGGCAGCTGAGAAGGGAGGCCACAGTGGCTAGAGGAGACAGCATGAGCCCGGTTTGTTCGTGGGTGATAAGGAGTTGAGGTTGGCTGGGGCAGATCTccaggagggcctgggaggggtgggaggagatgGGGCTGCAGAGGTGGTTGCAGCTAGATTGTGAGGGGCCTTAAATGCAGGTTAAGGAGCCAAGAGGTATTCAGCTCAGCTGGCCTGGAAAGTCACTGAGAGGGTGTCTGAGCCAGGGCTCAGGTCAGTAACTTGACCGTGACTGTGGTTTAGGAAGAAAGCTTCCCAGCACTGTACAGGACAGACTCGGGTGGGAGAGGGGTAGCAAGGCCCTCTGAGGGAGTGTTGTGATTGAATGGGCAACATTTAGGACCAGGGTTCCCCAGATTTGAGCATGAGAGTCCCCTGGGCCGTTTGCTAAGTGCAGATTCTGGCCTGACCCTGGACACTGATTGGGGGCCTCCCATTAGACCCTAGGAGCCTGCACTCTGACAGGCTCCCCAGGTGACTCTGAGGTAGGGGGACCAAGGAACCATGTCTTGAGGAATACGGACCGAAGGCAGCGTCATCGTGGGGGTGGAGAACAGGGGGTGAGACAGAGACCCGGTGGAAAGAGATGTGGTACCCTTGGTGTTCGGCTGGACATGGAGGTGTCCAGCCTGCTGGGAGAACGTGGGGTTGATAACTGCTTCAGTGGCATTCAGATGGGTTGAGTGGTGTGAGGGCGAAGGGCACGAGCCAGGAAGCCCTAGAAGGTCCACCGTGGGAGAGGGCACTTTCCCCACCTGATCCCGAGAGCTGAGTGGGCACCGCCAGGCAGCAGCCGCTTCATCAGGGGCCCCCAGGCttccctggggaggagggcagctCATGGATCACGCCCTGCCACCTCTGGGGGATGGAGGAGTGGCCGGAGCAGTGCCCCTGGGGTGGGAAGGTTCCCTGCCACGGTGTGATCACCAGTCTGCCAGCCCCACGGCCTTGAAGGAGAGCCTAGCGGAGTCAGGGCTGAGGGCAGCAAAGTTGGTCAGGTTTCAGGTGGTCCGGGGAGGGAGTCAGGACAGCGGAGGGAGGCCACCCAAGGGAGATAGAAGGCCTGGATTGTTCCCATGGCAACCATCTGTGTGGCCTTGGGGTGGGTAGTGTGGGGGTCAGATAGGTCAGGGCCTGGGAAACAGGTATCTTGGATGTCAAAGATGTTTTCTAAGTGGGGAACTGGGCAAATCAAAGGAAGGCTCCTAATTCTTATCTTTGGATGGTCTTggtccaagaaaaaaaatctgaaaagaaaaaggggCCTCTTAAGGAAAGCCAAGATTGAAACACATCTTACACAGACCCGTTAATCCAGACAAAGTCCAGTGAGGATGGAGCGAGGCCTCCCCCAGGTCACCCCTAGCAGAGGCCGTCCCGGTCAGGAGGCTCAGCGTGACTCTGGACCATTGGACAGGCTGAGGACTGCTTTCCTTGGGTGAGGAAGTAGAGAGTAGCTGTGCAAGAGGAATCTGGAAGCTAGAAGGAAAAACTGCCCtttcttgagcctcagtttccccaggggGTTGGACTGGGGAGCAAAGATCCTCTTTAGCTTTGACCTTCTCAGAGCCTGCCACTGTCTGTGTCCAGGGGCAACACGGGGTGCCTTAGTTGCCACCTACTCTACTCCATGTTTTAGCCACTGGGTTGTATGAGGGGGAGATGGGGCGTCCTGAGAGAGGGTCGAGAGGACGTACCTCATTTTCATCCTCCCACACCTACTCAGAGCCCTGGACCAGAAAGCAAACAGGAGACATGAATGGGGGTCagtccccagcctcctcccatCCACCCGTTGGTGGTTCTGAGGTTGTAAGGGCTGTGCTGTTTGGCCGTTCAGTGTACACAGACCTGTGTGCCTCCTGGGGACCAAAGTTCAGAGCATCTGAGCACAGTGTACCCTCACCAACTTGCACATGGCCCTGACCGTGTCACTGGTTGGCCTATTCGTTCCCCAACACGTATGTCAAGGGCAGGGCCTGACGTACCCCTGGCCTTGCGGGCATGAGCCCGAGGGGCGATTTGCTCTCCTCCATGGGCCTAAGTGGTCTCTCTGCGGGATGAGAAGCTAGACTTCCTGGCCTCTGGTCCTTTCCACCTGTGACACCGGCAGCTAGAGGGTGAGGGAGGCACAGGACAGGAcgctcctctgcctcctcaagATGCCGCCAGCCCCTCCACTGTAGTTTGGGCGCCGCAGAATTCGGCAGGGAGAGCGTGCTTTGAGAGCAACGCCTGGCCCCAGGAGTGTTTCCGGGCTATTTGTGGCTCTCCCGGCTGCCCTTGTCCTTGTGCTCTGGGGTGCCTGAGTTTGGACACATTCTCACCTCCACTGTCCTCTGCCTGGGCCgcctcccaccccttccctcctccccctttcACCTAGGAGCAGGATGGCCTTAGGTCAGGGACTAATAGGCTTTGCGAAATGCTTTAATACCCACGCTGTTCTGATGAGCTCAGGGTAAACATAGGAAGTCAGGTGGCCAGGAAGCCtttgcaccattttacagatgacggAAGTGAGGGTCTGAAAGGTGGGCCATTTGTTCAAGGCCGCTCTGCAGTAAAAGGTGTGATGGGGCCAGAGCTCAGAGCTCTTGAGGCCAAGCAGCTGCCCGTCTGTTGTCAGCCCTCCCTCCACCGCTACCTTTCTCGCCACTGTCCAGCCTGACTGCAGATGTCCCGAAGGTAGAGGTGTTGGAGCGGGAGCTGGTCTGGCTGAAGGAGCACCTGTCCCAGCTGGACTCCCCTGTGGTCTTTTGTCACAATGACCTGCTCTGCAAGAATATCATCTATGACAGCACCAAAGGTACAGCTTGGTGGCCCTGGCTGGGCAGCCGCGCGGCTTGGGCTGATTGAGCCTCTGCCTTCAAGGTTCTAGTCCTTGGGCTGGGACGCGGACAAGCAAAATGAGCCCTTCTAGTTCAGCTCGTAACgtaggagagagagggaaaaggacaCAAGAAATTTCCACTTAGAAAATCCCATGCCGGGAACAAACTCACACTCGGGGTTTGTGGACGGCCCCCGCATTCTCCACATGAGGGCACCCCAGCCATCCCCCCAGCAGTATGTCGGGCTTCCAGGAACATCTTGGCTGCCCAGGCCCTCACAGAGAGGCTCCCCATGGTGCTGACAAGAGCTGCACCCCCAGAGGGACTCAGCTTTACTCCTGGCCCTCGCCATATGCCCAGCACAGGTGTCTAGATGGGGAGAGGGACGGCTGGATGGGGGGAAGGGCGGACGGACAAAGGAGCAGACAGAGGCCAGCAGAGGAGGCTGCCACCCAGGAGGGCGGGTCAGGCTGGGTGGCTGCGGAAGCCAGGGCAAGTCAGTGGGTGCGTCCCACAGGTCTGCGGAAGCTTGGCGAGGCCCCGCTCCGGCTCTCCCGGGACCAGCCCTCACTGCCTCTCTTCTGCCTTACAGGCCATGTGCGCTTCATTGACTATGAATATGCTGGCTACAACTACCAAGCTTTTGACATCGGCAACCATTTCAACGAGTTTGCAGGTGAGGGGGCATTGCTATGTGGCCTATGTCCAAGATACCCTCCCTATGACAGAGGGCCAGGTCTGGGGGTCCTGGTGCAAGGGGGTCCTGAGCTTGGGGCATGGAGGCTAGACAGCCCCTGACCTCTGAAACATCCCAGCTTGAGTGGATCAGGCACACTGACCCTGCCTTGAGAGAGCTCCGGGTCTCATGGGGGAGGTGGGACCCCATGCCCAGAGCAGACCCCTGCTAGCCCATACGGCAGTTTGGTACAAATGAGGAAAGCATGTCCTCTGTAGGATCCCTGAGGATACTCGGCTTGGCACGTGAGTTAGAAAAGCACCCTTTCCCCTGGGCGGCCACAGCCCACACCAGCCGGGCCAGCGTGGGACAGCCTCAGCCTCTACTTACCCTCTTTGTCTAAGCTCTTTTATGTCCAGTACAAGCTGTGTGATTAAAAATAAGGGCTGTGCATGCAGAGGAGGAGCAGGACTAGCTGTCAGGAGCTATTTGCCTGG from the Manis javanica isolate MJ-LG chromosome 11, MJ_LKY, whole genome shotgun sequence genome contains:
- the ETNK2 gene encoding ethanolamine kinase 2 isoform X3 — translated: MAKIHTIHANGSLPRPTLWHKMHSYFTLVKSEINPSLTADVPKVEVLERELVWLKEHLSQLDSPVVFCHNDLLCKNIIYDSTKGHVRFIDYEYAGYNYQAFDIGNHFNEFAGVSEVDYSRYPARETQLQWLHYYLRAQKGMAASPREVERLYVQVNKFALASHFIWALWALIQNQFSTIDFDFLRYAVIRFNQYFKVKPQVSALEMPK